Below is a window of Nocardia asteroides DNA.
CCGGGCGGCGACCGCGTGTTCGGTCTCGGCCATCACCAGTTCGGCATTGATCTGCGCACCCGCCATGGCACCCGCCGCCGCGGCCGCGCCGACCTGGGCGGACGGGTCGGTCGCATTGCCCGCGATCCAGACGCCGGGGACCGCGGTGCGGCCGACGGGATCGGCGGGAATGTGGTCACCGATGCCGGACGGGTGCGGCTGCGGTTCCAGGCCGAGGCCGGCGAGGAAGGTGGCGCGGGTGTTCATGCGCGGGCCCACGACGAGGGCGTCGCGGTCGAGCACGGTGCCGTCGGCCAGGCGGACGCCGGTGAGGGTGCCCGCCGTGGACAGCACCTCGGCGACCTCGCCGTCGACGACCCGAATGCCGCGCGCGGCAAGCATTTCTGCGTCCTCGTCGCTCGGCCCGGCGGCCGTGTGGGTGAGGAAGACGATGTCCTCGCTCAGCTGACTGAACAGCAGCGCCTGGTGCACCGACATCGGTCCGCCGGCCAGGACGGCGATGCGCTGGTCACGCACCTCCCAGCCGTGGCAGTAGGGGCAGTGCAGGACGCCGTGGCCCCACTGCTCCCGCAGCCCGGGCACCTCGGGGAGTTCGTCGGCGAGGCCGGTGGCGACGAGGACGCGGCGCGCGGACACCGCGCGGCCGTCCTCCAGCGTCACCCGGAACCCGAACCCGATCGGGGCCGGATCACCTTCGCCCACAACAGCATCCGGCCGCTCGACCCCGACCACCCGGCCGGGCACCACGTGCCCGCCGTACCCGCGCACCTCGGAACGCCCGCGCTCGAGCAGTTCCAGCGGCGGCATCCCCTCCCGCGCGAGCAGCCCGTGCACTCCGTCGGCCGGCGCGTTGCGCGGCGAACCCGCGTCGATCACGGCGACCGTGCGGCGGGAACGGGCCAGCATGAGCGCCGCGTTCAGCCCGGCCGCGCCGCCGCCGAGGACCACCACGTCGTAGGTGTCGTTCAACTGTGTCATCTCCAAGCCTCCTTCGCGATCCACCGTGCACCCCGCATGACGGTGGTGGCAATCTTTCTTGCCGCTATGGCAAACTGGGATCCATGGACGACCTGGAGAAGACGCTGGGATCGGTCGGCCCCCGGCTCCGTGAACTGCGCAAACTACGCCGGACCACGCTGGCCGACCTCTCGACCGAGACCGGCATCTCGGTCAGCACGCTGTCGCGCCTGGAGTCCGGCGACCGCAAACCCACCCTCGAACTGCTGCTTCCCCTGGCCAAAGCCCATGGCGTGACCCTCGACGAACTCGTCGACGCCCCACCCACCGGCGACCCGCGCATCCACCTGCGCCCGGTCACCCGCCACGGCATGACCATGCTCCCACTCACCAAGCGCGCGGGCGGCATCCAGGCCTTCAAGATGATCATCGCCCCGAACGCCCGCAATCGGCCCGAGGAGCCCCAGGTCCACGAGGGCTACGAATGGCTCTACGTCCTCAACGGCCGCCTGCGCCTGATCCTCGGCGACAACGACATCGTCCTCACCCCCGGCGAAGCCGCCGAATTCGACACCCACGTCCCGCACTGGTTCGGCGCCGCCGACGACCACCCGGTCGAATTCCTCAGCCTCTTCGGCAAACAGGGCGAACGAGCCCACTTCCGCGCCCGGCCCAAAGGCTCCGGCTGATCAGCCGCGAGAGAGGGCCGTCGACAGCCACCCGGCGATGGCCTCCGCGAGTTCGCCGGGGCGCTCCCTGGCCACGAGATGACCGGCACCGGCGATCCGGTGGACGGCGACATGCGGCACCAGGCGCACAAATTCGTCGACATAATCCTCGGTGACCGGCGTGCGCTCACC
It encodes the following:
- a CDS encoding NAD(P)/FAD-dependent oxidoreductase encodes the protein MTQLNDTYDVVVLGGGAAGLNAALMLARSRRTVAVIDAGSPRNAPADGVHGLLAREGMPPLELLERGRSEVRGYGGHVVPGRVVGVERPDAVVGEGDPAPIGFGFRVTLEDGRAVSARRVLVATGLADELPEVPGLREQWGHGVLHCPYCHGWEVRDQRIAVLAGGPMSVHQALLFSQLSEDIVFLTHTAAGPSDEDAEMLAARGIRVVDGEVAEVLSTAGTLTGVRLADGTVLDRDALVVGPRMNTRATFLAGLGLEPQPHPSGIGDHIPADPVGRTAVPGVWIAGNATDPSAQVGAAAAAGAMAGAQINAELVMAETEHAVAARRPGIPA
- a CDS encoding helix-turn-helix domain-containing protein; this encodes MDDLEKTLGSVGPRLRELRKLRRTTLADLSTETGISVSTLSRLESGDRKPTLELLLPLAKAHGVTLDELVDAPPTGDPRIHLRPVTRHGMTMLPLTKRAGGIQAFKMIIAPNARNRPEEPQVHEGYEWLYVLNGRLRLILGDNDIVLTPGEAAEFDTHVPHWFGAADDHPVEFLSLFGKQGERAHFRARPKGSG